One Dioscorea cayenensis subsp. rotundata cultivar TDr96_F1 chromosome 17, TDr96_F1_v2_PseudoChromosome.rev07_lg8_w22 25.fasta, whole genome shotgun sequence DNA window includes the following coding sequences:
- the LOC120280672 gene encoding uncharacterized protein LOC120280672, which yields MAETLTLTLTLLLFSILPLFSSSLPTIGFDSFLSEQFRRDPSASNDSFPLLPSSLKKPLSSLPSPPLSSLSFHLPIPIVLHLVGSFPSISSSLLPSLLISSSSFQTIGATPHHLAISHSLHLEPRPNPSLSSRLSTAIRSHIDSSPSPFHRTALTSVPVSVTDDLIRDDFKVSVSASSAPAYHIYLLKLDPPSRPYAYSYSPGDSSLSFSKCLGSLYAGSDRYLWIDLAAGPVDYGPALSGDGVLPRGEFHPLATLTGRPKSEKALLADLASLISSAYKALLVPSLRIPVFFENSLLIQFVHVHGDIRDPSGLDFGAIEKRLKGSDLVFKDQTLRFRSYSVKYSECPICAFAVTKSTNFYTSRFLFENYTMIVSEYLDSKRLRQILSDSGDEFKRAAGIEDEGYGKVVPVYVFDLDYDKLLMLDRFHQAVAFRDMVIAVRTRSSQTVSDYSCNGRHVITQTRNLERPIVGSVLQSMWGVSPTHLSWSPEHNNTLVDYTWSVGQTPFGPFAESSSLSFAQKDAAKRNVLLTSLNYTISSAIVVLQSMAAHGGDQKLLTKNRHLEFVQRWNFFKHKLDKVIAAMGHLDFEKAMYFLRSSDHDLYQIHTIIYQASQELEASLVCFKDPPFPWASASIAGVFLFGFLYLYAKRDKIFRSKRKQF from the coding sequence ATGGcggaaaccctaaccctaaccctaactcttctcctcttctccaTCCTTCCACTCTTCTCCTCTTCTCTCCCCACCATCGGCTTCGACTCCTTCCTCTCCGAGCAATTCCGCCGCGATCCCTCCGCCTCCAACGACTCTTTTCCCCTTCTCCCTTCCTCTCTGAAGAAGCCCCTCTCATCACTCCCCTCCCCTCCCCTCTCCTCCCTCTCCTTCCACCTCCCCATCCCCATCGTCCTCCACCTCGTCGGCTCCTTCccctccatctcctcctcccTCCTTCCCTCCCTcctcatctcctcctcctctttccAGACCATTGGTGCCACCCCTCACCACCTCGCCATCTCCCACTCCCTCCACCTTGAACCCCGCCCCAACCCTTCCCTCTCCTCCCGTCTCTCCACCGCCATCCGCTCCCACATCGACTCTTCCCCTTCCCCCTTCCACCGCACCGCCCTCACCTCCGTCCCCGTTTCCGTCACCGACGACCTTATCCGTGATGATTTTAAGGTCTCCGTCTCCGCATCCTCCGCCCCCGCCTACCACATCTACTTGCTCAAGCTCGATCCTCCATCCCGTCCCTACGCATACTCCTACTCCCCCGGTGACTCCTCCCTCTCCTTCTCCAAATGCCTCGGCAGTCTCTACGCCGGCTCTGACCGCTACCTCTGGATCGACCTCGCTGCTGGCCCCGTTGATTACGGCCCAGCGCTTTCCGGCGACGGTGTGCTCCCTCGCGGTGAGTTCCACCCTCTCGCTACCCTCACTGGGCGCCCTAAGTCCGAAAAGGCCCTCCTTGCTGATCTCGCCTCTTTGATCTCGAGCGCTTATAAGGCTCTTCTTGTTCCGTCCCTGCGGATCCCAGTATTCTTTGAAAACTCGCTTTTGATTCAGTTCGTTCATGTTCATGGTGATATCCGTGATCCTAGTGGTTTGGATTTTGGTGCTATTGAGAAGAGATTGAAGGGGAGTGATTTGGTGTTTAAAGATCAGACCTTGAGGTTTAGATCTTATTCAGTGAAGTACTCTGAGTGCCCTATTTGTGCTTTTGCagtaacaaaatcaacaaacttCTATACTTCTAGGTTTCTGTTTGAGAACTATACTATGATTGTGAGTGAATACTTGGATTCAAAGAGATTGAGGCAGATACTTTCTGACTCAGGGGACGAGTTTAAGAGAGCGGCTGGCATTGAGGATGAGGGTTATGGGAAGGTTGTTCCAgtttatgtgtttgatttggaCTATGATAAGCTTCTGATGCTTGATAGGTTTCATCAGGCTGTGGCTTTTAGGGATATGGTGATTGCTGTCAGGACGAGGAGCTCACAGACAGTGAGTGATTATAGTTGCAATGGCCGCCATGTGATTACCCAGACTAGGAATTTGGAGCGGCCGATTGTTGGATCTGTTCTTCAGAGCATGTGGGGGGTATCACCCACACATCTATCATGGAGCCCGGAGCATAATAACACTCTTGTCGACTACACTTGGAGTGTTGGGCAGACACCATTTGGCCCTTTTGCTGAGTCTTCATCATTGTCATTTGCGCAGAAGGATGCAGCTAAGAGGAATGTCCTTCTTACTAGTTTGAATTACACAATTAGCAGTGCCATTGTTGTGTTGCAATCAATGGCAGCTCATGGTGGGGATCAAAAGCTCCTCACAAAGAATCGTCACTTGGAGTTTGTGCAGAGGTGGAATTTTTTCAAGCATAAACTGGATAAGGTGATTGCTGCCATGGGACATCTGGATTTTGAGAAGGCTATGTACTTCTTGAGGTCCTCAGATCATGACCTTTATCAGATACATACTATTATTTATCAGGCTTCTCAAGAACTGGAGGCATCACTAGTTTGCTTCAAAGATCCACCATTCCCTTGGGCATCAGCATCCATTGCGGGGGTATTTCTGTTCGGCTTCTTGTACCTCTATGCTAAGAGGGATAAGATATTCAGGAGCAAGCGGAAGCagttttga
- the LOC120280887 gene encoding WRKY transcription factor 72A-like translates to MDMVVKRPLEAVVDEGGSKLPKFENGDQTVKSSGSPKHREANKVCTAVSSEESTMDTSSRPSSNPKDSTITTQEDQLDSTKVEMGEVREENERLKMILTRIVKDYQSLQMHFFDIVQQEQAKKATETPVSITPEVEDTELVSLSLGTSSTGHKKEEMKPSSSKNKENDHNQVEQVLTLGLQCKFEGSSNGPLSNDQVPLSNLNPDEHNIEEHKKEEEEEEEEAGEPWPPSKILKNNNRNGDDEVSPQTHTKKARVSVRARCDAPTMNDGCQWRKYGQKIAKGNPCPRAYYRCTVAPACPVRKQVQRCAEDMSILITTYEGTHNHPLPISATAMASTTSAAASMLVSGSSTSRSSSIGTPVITTTTPTTLNSTNSHLNSPLNFTLSDNSRPNHFYLPNPSISSTPSYPTITLDLTAPPQTSSTSHAQQFNRFSSSRYSSTSFNFSSSESSNPITSTWNSSYLNYGSQPHTISNLVRQPQDSFFQPYLQKPTTTHSFSTATQPMTTAMITDTIAKAITADPSFQSALAAAITSYVGGQGSGQSGGGGGGGDGVKLVENFSSVTPGSTATTSTTTTRNGCASSFLTRSSSSSLNPQQGNMMFLQPPLALSSSKSASASPVDNRENSN, encoded by the exons ATGGATATGGTGGTGAAGAGACCTCTTGAGGCTGTTGTTGATGAAGGTGGTTCAAAGCTTCCAAAG TTTGAGAATGGAGATCAAACTGTAAAGTCATCTGGTTCTCCAAAACATAGAGAAGCTAACAAG GTATGTACTGCAGTTTCTAGTGAAGAATCAACCATGGATACATCTTCAAGACCTTCTTCAAACCCTAAGGACTCAACAATAACCACTCAg gagGATCAACTTGATTCGACAAAGGTGGAAATGGGGGAAGTACGGGAAGAGAACGAGAGATTGAAGATGATCTTAACGCGTATCGTCAAGGATTATCAATCTCTTCAAATGCATTTCTTCGACATTGTTCAGCAAGAACAAGCAAAGAAAGCAACTGAAACACCGGTATCTATCACTCCTGAGGTAGAAGATACCGAGCTCGTTTCGCTTAGCCTCGGCACGAGCTCAACAGGGCATAAGAAGGAAGAGATGAAACCAAGTTCaagcaaaaacaaagaaaatgatcaTAATCAAGTTGAGCAAGTCCTAACTCTTGGTTTGCAATGCAAATTTGAAGGATCTAGCAATGGTCCTCTTAGTAATGATCAAGTACCTTTGTCGAATTTGAACCCTGATGAGCATAACATTGAGGAacataagaaagaagaagaagaagaagaagaagaagctggaGAACCATGGCCTCCAAGCAAGATATTGAAGAACAACAATAGGAATGGAGATGATGAGGTTTCTCCACAAACTCATACCAAGAAAGCTAGGGTTTCTGTTAGGGCAAGATGCGACGCGCCCACG ATGAATGATGGTTGTCAATGGAGGAAATATGGTCAAAAGATTGCGAAAGGTAATCCATGCCCAAGAGCTTATTATCGGTGCACCGTCGCACCTGCCTGCCCTGTAAGAAAACAA GTGCAGAGATGTGCAGAAGACATGTCGATATTAATAACGACATACGAAGGAACACACAACCACCCACTTCCGATCTCAGCCACTGCCATGGCTTCAACTACGTCGGCAGCTGCCTCGATGTTGGTCTCCGGCTCATCAACCTCCCGATCGTCATCGATTGGAACTCCGGTgatcaccaccaccactccTACCACTTTAAACTCCACCAATTCCCACCTGAATTCTCCCCTAAACTTCACACTCTCAGACAACTCAAGGCCAAACCATTTTTACTTACCAAACCCTTCAATTAGCTCCACCCCTTCCTATCCAACAATCACACTAGACCTTACTGCACCTCCACAAACATCATCCACATCCCATGCACAACAATTCAACAGGTTCTCCTCCTCAAGATACTCCTCAACAAGCTTCAACTTCTCATCCTCAGAGTCATCCAACCCCATTACATCAACTTGGAACTCTAGTTACCTTAACTACGGATCTCAACCACACACCATTAGCAACCTTGTAAGACAACCTCAAGACTCTTTCTTCCAACCCTACTTGCAAAAGCCAACCACCACCCATTCATTTTCAACTGCAACACAGCCGATGACAACAGCGATGATAACCGACACTATAGCAAAGGCGATAACCGCCGACCCCAGCTTTCAGTCCGCATTGGCAGCTGCTATAACATCTTATGTTGGAGGTCAGGGAAGTGGACaaagtggtggtggtggtggtggtggagatggTGTGAAGTTAGTGGAGAACTTCTCATCTGTGACACCAGGCAGTACTGCTACTACTAGTACTACAACAACTAGGAATGGTTGTGCTTCTAGTTTCTTAACAAGGTCTAGTTCTTCCAGTTTGAACCCACAGCAAGGGAACATGATGTTTCTTCAACCTCCATTGGCATTATCAAGCTCCAAGAGTGCTTCTGCTTCTCCAGTTGATAACAGAGAGAACAGTAATTGA